From the Jaculus jaculus isolate mJacJac1 chromosome 22, mJacJac1.mat.Y.cur, whole genome shotgun sequence genome, the window GCACAGATCCGCAGGAGCGCACACTCACACACCAGCCATCTGTGAAGTGCCCAGCCTGGAGCTGACGTTTCCTTTCAGAATTTGACTATGGAATTGCCAAATTCAGTTTCTGAGTCTCATATTAAGATGACAGCTTTAATATATGTTCATGGAAGGAATATAAATTGGCTCATATTGGCTagcaagatttttatttatttgacagagagagagagagagagagaacggatatgccagggcctccagccattgcacaggaactccagacacatgtgccaccttgtgcatatggcttatgtgggtcctggtccttaaccactaagccattttgccagcccaagatctttttttgATATGATTTACATACAGTAAAAACTATGCTTTTAAAGTGTATCGTTCAAGGAGCTGACAATATATGCAAATGTGTTTGGCTGTGCCGCTCAACACAGGTATCCCATGGGGCTACTATGCGCATGGATTAAGGACAGCCCAGTCCAAAAATTAGATGGGATTTAAATGTAAATGATACACCAGGCATCCAAGATTTAGTTAAAAATGCAAAAGAActtaattttatattcatttatggtgaaattataatgttttataaagtatataaagtaaatcaaaatttttttttacctgggtcttttccctcttttttttttttttttttttttgaggtagggtctcactctagcccaggctgacctggaattcactatcgagtctcagggtggcctcaaactcatggcaatcctcctacctctgcctcccaagtgctggaattaaaggcgtgaggcaccacgcccggctcttttccCTATTTTAATATAtctgtgagaaaataaaaagctgaTGACTTGGGATTGTGTCTTAAATGGCGTTTTCACTGACAATGCTGACACAGGTTCTTCCCTTGTGCACCTATGCAGGTGATACCACATCCCTATCCCAGCTCCTGACAATTACTCACCTATCTGTAAATGTACAACGTTGCTTTGGGAAGGCTTAAAAAGAAATTCCCTTTATCGGCTTGCAACTCCAAATTTTCCATCTCTGTTTTGTGTTGTTTCCATAATGTTTATCATTAAATTTTGTGAGTTTTTTTGCATCGTCTACATCATTAATTATCATTAATGGACCATCATCTTTACAAACACGTGTGTTCCCAGGCTGGCAGGCCATCTCAGATATGCTGGAGGCAATACACGGTCTTCAAGGGATATGGGTGCCCTGCTCTCCAGCTGAATGGAgaccattacacacacacagcagtgtCTATTCACAGATGTGCGGGAGATCTGGGCCAGAGGCGCGGAACCTCCCACCGTCACTTCACTCACCTCCGGAAGCAGAGAAAGCGGGAAGGGGCGAGAACAGGCTGCGGGAAGGAGCGAGGGAGCAGCAAGCAGGGTGTGCTGATAGCACACAGCTCCTCAGAGGGAGTTCTGTGGTGCTTGGCCGcacacagacaggcagacagacagcaaTGCTCCTCTCCCCACTCCCATCCCAGCCTGTCCCCTTTAGTGGGCTTGGAAACAATGGGGTCCCTCCTAATTCATCTAAAGATGCTGTTGACAAGTGACACTCACAGTTcccgcttctctctctccctctcctccccccccccccagccagccAGCATGCCACCCCATGAGGCTGCAGACTCCACCAGGACACTGCAGCCGGcctcctctctgctcctcctTGGTCGCTTTGCTGTCTGCCTCTGGGAACTGAGCCCACAGCCTCACATGTGCCAGCCAAGCCCTCCACCACAGAGCCACGTTCCCAGCCCTTTGCCCTGCTTTTTCCTAGGTGACTTTGGGGGCTGGATGCCAGCTCGTCAGCCCCTGCACCCTCGGGCTCCTGCTCAGCGGCCAACCCGGAGCACTTCCGCCCCACCCTTCCTTCAGAATGCCTTGAGAACTAGAACAAAGGTCTGCAGCATTGTGCTGCTGTTCTCCTAAGGAAAGGTCAAAATATGCCAACTCCGCTCTCCGGTCTGTGGTTTCTTCTTTCCTGGGGCGCCAACACCCTCCGTGAAGGAGGCTCTCAGCCCCGGCTCAGAACGGTGCTAGGGAGAGCAAGGATCCACAGCCTCGTAAGGTGACACCTGTCTGAGCAGATCCAGCTCCCAAAGCGTTCTCTCTGGGTCATTCCTCTCTGATGGCAGGATGCGCCAGACAACACTGGGAAAGAAGGCCGCGCTGTGGACCCCATGCTAACCCTGGGGCTCCCGGCTCCCGTAACGAAGAGCACCACAGCTGTCAAGACGTTTGCCGAGCAGACACCAACCACGCTGACAGGTAAGACACTTCGTAGGACACAAGACAGCCACAGAAATGCAACAGTGATTGTCAAATGCACATGGCCAGGGATGGAAAAGTATTCTGTGTCTGACAGAtaagattaaagaaaaaatgccagtgggccaggcatgggggcgcacacctttaatcccagaatttggaaggcggatcaccatgagttcggggccaccctgagactacatagtgaatgccaggtcagcctgagctacagtaaaaacctacctcaaaaaacaaaaacaaaaaaacagtgggTTGGATGAGGCCCATCACACTGGGAAGGACGATCTGCTCGACTGGATCTCGGGCCACTTTGCTGATCTCACCCAGAACACCTTCACAGACACACCTAGACTCACGTGAGCCCAGTGTCCAGAAACCCCATGAGCCAGTCAAATTACTACATAAACACAGACccatcagccgggcgtggtggcgcacgcctttaatcccagcactcgggaggcagaggtaggaggaccgccttgagttcgaggccaccctgagactacatagtgaagtccaggtcagcctgggccagagtgaaaccctatctcgagaaaccaaaataaaaataaataaaattagatccaTCAAATTAGAAACTTCCTCCTGTAAGATTCTAAGTCCCATCAAGTCAAATGGATTTTAAGAAGTGTTCCCACACTGAGCCACTGCTGCGCCTGGCCTCAGGCCTACCTCACTGTCGGCCCACCGCGCACATCACCTTTGGAATCTCAAGAAGTTTTGCTAAAGATGATCTTGCTCCACGAGAAAAGCAGACTACCCTGCTCTAGATGACGAACGTGTAACCCGGGAGAGTTGACACCAGCAAGTCCCGTGAAGGCCTCACAAGAGAAGTGGACACAAGAAGCGCTGCTAGCGAGGACCCCGACCCTGAGCTGTGGGCAGAGGTGAAAGCTCTTTGTCAACTAAAACGGACAATATGGAGTCCTAAGGGTGACATGTCTGCTCCTTCTGTGGTGCCTTCTCAAAAACTGGAATTtgcacacacgtgcgcacacacacataaacgtgcacatatgaacacattaTGAGgggctgtattttttttctctggggCAGGACAGAAAGTGGGATTCAAAGACTTTCATTACCTGAACTATATATTAAAAATGGGGgcgtgtgtacatatgtatgtgtgaaaaggaaggaagggatgggaggggagggagggggaataaAGATAAGATGTCAAGTTTTCTCTGGGCTATCTCTCTTTGAAGGTCTCCTGTCCCCTGCTCATGCTACACTTACTGGCCACGCTCTCATTCTCAAATGCTCCTAACACCCATTTGCCATGCCTTTTATCACAAGTACAGGGGAGCCTCTCTTCTCCATTCCAGCTGCATGGAAGCAAATCTACCAGTGAGTGCTGTTCTGGGCCACAGCCTTCCGGAGGCAATACAAGCTCTGAATGTAAGCTggacagaagaggaggaagaggaacacTGACTTTAAACCCCACTGCCCCTGCCCCTCACTGTTTAGGGCTTATCCTGTGTACCACACATCCTTCTTTCTCAGTGAGCTGCAATGTGGACTTGTCTGTGGCCTGCATCGAGTCACCCAGAAACCTTCTCAGGATGAGGTAGGTGGGGAACCTCCCAAGACACAGGGTGTGCAGAGGCTGTCTGGGCTCCGAAGCCTCTAGAATCTAGGTTCTTGGGGTTATGAGCAAGTTATGTAACTGCATGTCTTGGCTCCTTCCTCAGGAAAACAGTGATGTGTAACAGGCCAGGTTGCTTCAGGAGTAACACAAAACACATGTGAGGTATTGAGCCTAGGGCCGAGCACCCAGTATGTGGTTGCCGGTCACTGATGGGAGCTGAGGCAGGTCATGGGTACTTGCCAGGCTCCCTATCCGCTGGACAGCAAAAAGCCTGCAGCTCAGCCAGCACAACTGTGACAAGCCCCAGTGCGAGTCATGGCCAACTTCAAGTGCAACCTTGTTGAATGGAGTGCAGGCAGCCACTTGGAATCGATCTTACGGAACCCACAGGCCCTGGTTGAGGCTCGGCCACCAGGACATGTATACATGACACCTTGGAATCAGGGGACACACTCTGTGGTTTCctatccatttttcttttcccacGTTTCAGGCTAGAACTTGGTTGCTTTGTCGTCATGGTGACCAACGGTTCTGGAACACATCAACTTCTGGCAGTTGTGTTTTTCAGTATTAAGACTTGGGTCGAAAGGATTACGAACATCCCACTTATTCCTGGGACTCAGGTGCGCCTCTCGCGTGGGCAGTCCTCAGAGGAGAGCACAGTGGGGTCACGCATGTGTGGGGGGATGGCCTTCTGGCCCCTCTCACAGGGGCATCACGGAAAAAGCTGGATTACATACTGCCAGCAGAAGGTGGGAGGGTGGGCACTTAAAGACCTACAATCTGTCTGGAAAGCAATTTGACATCAACTGTCATAAGACTTGAGTATATTTATCTCCGATCCACGGATCCCATGCGCAGGAATATAACGAAAGAGACTTATGGGCAACAGGCAGGTGTACATTCAATGATCACTCATCGGGCCATTTAATAGTCTTAAGTAATCTAATAATCACTAGTCGCCTAACCTAATGATTATTAATAGGTAACACTTAGGAGTATTTAATAAGTAGTTAAGAGGTATAGAAGTCATATACCAACATATCCTATCTAGAGCTATCCATACTGATGGGTAGATAAAGATATATACAGAATAGGCCATCTTGTAAATGTAATACGGTTTCGTTTCCACTGATGTGAGATCCACATTTGTGTGGCTGTGCGTATACACCCACATATGACTGTgtaaaggaagagagaggcaaCTGCTAATGGTGACAGCCATCTCAGGAAGGTGGGGTCAGGCACAGTCAACTATCTTCACACTTTCCTGTAGCTTTTCaaatccttatctttcttttatgATGCAAGTGCTTTCGACCATAGTAAGACAGGTGATGAGAGTCGGCAGGAAGAGAGGCCCAGTGGAGGATCCTGTCGCACAAAGAAACAAGTTTCCAGAGAGACAGAGTGCCGGCTGCTTCTGTTCTCCTTTGGACAGGACGCAGGTGAGCTGTCTGAGTGGGAGAGCTCGACGGGAGAGGGGCAGGTGCCACCTTCTGCCGAAGGACCCAAGAGTCTTCCTCTCACCTGGGTCACCCGTGCACTTTTTCCTTCTCAGGTTTTCTGAGCGGAGGGAGACATGAAAGTGGCGCCTTGGAGCACCACGGCAACCCCACCCTCCAGCAGCGATGACAGCGACTCCGAGACTTCCTCCGCATCCAGTTCCAGCCACAGCCTCTCGGTGGGGTACTACCCCTCCGAGAACACTTTCTCCTATGAGGACATGGGCTGTGAAGAGAAAACTTCTGCTGACCTGTCAGCCTGCTTCCTCCCTCCTACCCAAGGGGCATGGGGGACAGAGAGTTTAAGGAGACATTTGTGGAGACGAGATCAGATGCAGTGTGTCCCAGAGCAGTTCTGCAAGCTAAGCATCATGCTGGCCTGGGATGCTGACGTGGGCTCAGACCATGCAGTCCCACAAGCTAGTGTGGATCTGAATGGCCACCACCAGTGGATGGACAAGGGACTGGGAGAGAAGACAAAACTGACTTCCGACAAGCTGGAGAATCTAATTCAAAGGCTGGAAACATTTCTAGAAAATGAGAAATCTGACCAAGACGACAGCCCTGGATCTGTCTGGGAGGTCCCCTCCCCGCACGCCAGCGACTCCTCTCCACGCACGCTGCAAGCCTGTCTTGAAGAGCTGGACACTTGTCAAGACTCGTCCACCACGTACAGACCACAGAAAAGCAAAGACGCCACCCGCGTCCTCATGAGTCCTCTGGGGTTACAGGAAGAGGAACTTGACCCAGTGAGTAGAGAGAGGCCTCCCAGGGTAGCAAGGGACAGGCCTGGGGAGACAGGTGGGACAGCCAAGCCCCACCGGGTTGCAGTCCGGTGACCAGCCCTGGGAGAAGTTGGGGCGGAGCTGTAGAGAGGAGGCCCAGCgccgaggggggggggggacaagcaAGGGTCAGCGGCAATCATCATGCAAAACTAAATGTGCGTGCAAATTTAATTGGTGTGGAAGCTTTGAATTGAGCTGGTTTTGGAGAGTAGATTTGGGTTCCACACAGGAGTGGATAAGGAGCCCGGGCCACGATGCCACAGGTATCTAACTCACCCTTGTATTCTGAGCAGGAGACGAGGCTGAGGGGGAGCCCCACCGAAACCCCGTCCACCtcttccaacacacacaccacgTTCTGCCCAAACCTCCGGTGGGCATTCTGCTGGCTGAGGAAGCGCCTCTTTTCCAGATGGAGGAGAGACCACCATCCTGGTCAGGCAAAAAAGAGTTGTTCTCTTAGAGTCAACAGAATCCAACCCCAAGAAGGCCTCCAGAATTAGCTCACCGGACACCTCGAGACTTATAGCTTTTGATAGCCTCTGTTCTACAACCCCCATaggtttaattttcttttctcaataAACAAGAGTTCTGGTCCATGTCCTCCAGCCCATCATCTTGACTCAGGCTGAAAGAGTGCATGTCCTCTAGAAGACTGAATTCATTCACAGGAAATTTTGGGGAGTCTTAGGCTTCCTAAGTGGACAGTATTTTTTTTccgctcctctctcctcttcttgctGTATtttgtcccactttgtgcattttattTGTGCATTTAACCTATTTTATCATTAGCCCAGTTTCCAGAAGCAGCAGTGCAGCTCCTCAGCCTCCCTCTCTGGGGCTGGTTTGCTAAACCTTCAGGGCAAGATCCCGAGCAGCGAGAGCAGGCTCGGTCACAGGAAACCACTTCCGCAGGTCTTGCTGTGGCCTCAGCAGCTCCGCGGCTTCAGAGTGGGGGACACGCTGGTTCTGGTGCGCTGGGTGCAGTGAGGGGTCCAGTGACAAGGAAAGGGAGGGTTGGAAATGCTTCGTGGCCGCCCCAGATGTGGCGCTCTTCCTCTGTAGGACCGAGGAGGTCTGTCCAACACCTCGAAGACGGCTGTGAGAATTGATGAGCCAATGTTGCTCTGTTAGTACCCGAGGACTTGCGGGTTAAGTTTCAGTCAGTTCCCACTGAGTTCTTTCCTACACTGAAGCAATAGTCACTGTAAGTTAAGGGTTTTCCACAGGTCCTCTCCACTGGTCTCCCAAAGTTCCTTCTCCACGGGCACTCAAGTTCCCTCCAAAGTCAACTTCTCTGAAGGATGTGCTGCAAACCCTGGGCGCTCTGAGCGCTGGGCTTGCTGCCGACTCATTCCTGGACCTCAGCGCCCCTCACTCGCCCCAGACATGCTCTGCACCCCACTCTGAGCCCTGGGCTTGCTACTGACTCATTCCTAGACCTCAGCACCCCTCACTCACCCCAGACATGCTctgcaccccctcccccagcttttGCCACCATTTCCTGTTACCTTTAGAACCAGGGAGAAATGTGGGTGAGTTCCCAGTCCCCACAGCCTTCCCTTATCAATTTCAGTTCTCTTCCttactctctcccccttcccataCTTGGCATAGAAATGCCAGACTCTTCCATAATTCAAGCTTTGAGCTCCAGTGGCTTCTTACTTAAAGGATAAAGGTGGGTAAACATGCATCTGTGGGGGTCACAGGTGGGAACAGTCTACAGGAGATACACATAGTGAACTAAGAGGAAAAGCAGTCAGCATGAGAAGCTGGTCCGCTTCGTGAGGGTCCAGAGTCTCAAAGCACAGTGTGAGAGGGAAGGATCGGCGAACTTGGTGCAAGGTGAGGAGGTGACGACCCTGACAGAGAGATGGTCTGGCCCTGGAAAGACAATGGAGGGGATGGAAAAGATCAATGCCCAAGGTCCTTTCAGCAATGCAACACATGCTGGGTCTCGGCTACGAGGGCTTATCTGAGAATTCCTTACCAAAGGAGGAGTTCAAAGGCACCAAACACAAAGAAATGGTAATTATTTAAGGAGATGAAAATGGTAATTATCCTCATGTGATCATTTCGATTATATAAATGTGTCAAATCACACTACACCCCACAAACATGTCCAACTATGtcaacttaaaataattttaaaggactGCCTAGCCTCAGCAGGAAGCCAGGTTCTTTGGTAAGAACTCTGGCACATTTCTCTATTCTCCGGTGCTGTGTACACTTGTCTGATAGGTTTAAATAACCCTGTCCCAAAGATTCCAGCAGCGACGTTGCAAGGCTCTGCCCAGAAGCCTTGCGGTTAGGTAGCCCACCGCATGCCACGCGCCGCAGCGGGAGGGCGCACTGACGACCAGGAAGTCCTTTGGCACACCCTATTTGTGCCACTGCCAAGTGGGCTACGGAACTTGGTTTCAGGGCAAACTTGAAGCAGTTCTCTGCTGTGTGCCTTACACGTGGGCGGAGGCAGACCACTACAGGTGTCCAAACGACTAAGACGTCAGGTCTCTTATAGAACTACAGAACGTGCCAGGAACACACGGATCTCACTAACCGTTAAATTTGGGAGTCTATCATCTCATGACTGAGAACTAAAAGCATACCTTCAACTGAGTAGCTCCCCCTTCAAGTTCAGGAAGCTCTACGACAGGCAGAACTCACGGATCCAAAGTCTAGAATCAATAACAATACCATAACGCATGCCAAAATACAGCATTTGAATTATGAAACAGAAGTGGGGTGTACTCAGCTCTCTGTAAACGTGAGTGGAATATAGCAATGTGAGCACACTATAGACCATCTATGCCAGCTTCTTACTGCCCCCACCTAAGCGGGGGGATATGCCAGCAAAACAAGAGCAGAGATCTTCTTTTTTTCTAGTCTTAAAGAATAAATGTGCAAGCTCACAGCTCAAGAGCAGGCATAGGTTGACACAAGAACAATAGTTTTAAAAGTCCTCTGTGCgtgctcaacacacacacacacacacacacacacacacacacacacacacactccacctcTCACCTCAAGGGGAATAAGAGATAGTCTGTCCTGGAGCCAGATATGAGTAGCCATGACCCAGGTTACCTCAAATTTCATGTTTCAATATGGCagcagtttcatgaagtttttatagtaacagaacaaagaaaagcataaatcaaggcacttttcaaatacagagatggaaacatcaggtaggcaggCCACAGCAGAAAGCTTTGTCATGGGAGTCAGATGTTACTTGACGTGGGCTAGAGTGGAAGCTAGGAGGGGTCTGCTTGTGCACCCCACAGGGAGTTCCACACGGCTGTCAGGTCACACATTGCAGGCGTCAATACATGAGTCTTTAGG encodes:
- the C22H12orf71 gene encoding uncharacterized protein C12orf71 homolog, producing the protein MKVAPWSTTATPPSSSDDSDSETSSASSSSHSLSVGYYPSENTFSYEDMGCEEKTSADLSACFLPPTQGAWGTESLRRHLWRRDQMQCVPEQFCKLSIMLAWDADVGSDHAVPQASVDLNGHHQWMDKGLGEKTKLTSDKLENLIQRLETFLENEKSDQDDSPGSVWEVPSPHASDSSPRTLQACLEELDTCQDSSTTYRPQKSKDATRVLMSPLGLQEEELDPETRLRGSPTETPSTSSNTHTTFCPNLRWAFCWLRKRLFSRWRRDHHPGQAKKSCSLRVNRIQPQEGLQN